From one Streptomyces sp. N50 genomic stretch:
- a CDS encoding glycoside hydrolase family 38 C-terminal domain-containing protein, with translation MPNPAVFVPHFHWDREWYEPFQVFRHRLVAALDTVLETAETDPEFRFTVDGQMAAIEDYLEMRPENRERVAALVAEGRLAVGPWLILLDEFLCSGETIVRNLQMGWAAADELGGAMPIGYLPDMFGHVAQMPQILARAGIEHAALWRGVPGSVEGHAFNWRAPDGSQVRTEFLFDGYDNGLDVLLVPDRIGRALGDYAEMTAERWGGDPVLAMAGTDHNAPDPQLASWLRQAASEGRAITIATLDEYLRKHVRDEVSAVVTGELRSHVRGNILPGVLSVRLGLKQRMAVAERTIDHAERMNALWSRRDDSPFLDLAWHKIIESTAHDSVVGSGTDETCDQVAARLAEAAQTARAVRDAALAKPAELVPSDGHLVANPLPFDRSVLVEVDVIAPPEGTPLVATAADGTTAPVQLISEAPTVLSDERMDASQLERVLRRIHRRELFGRQIDHYELTPGALVFHLAEVPTSGPFDLLILRREVAEAAAQHPGEWRVLTLEEARATALVPVRVPASGLASFRVEPSDRASVAVPTHAPTTATDRTLSNGLVEVAVAADGTLDLTGPDGTVLYGVGRLVDGGDRGDSYNYAPPAHDVLVSEPTEIAVEVVENGPLRARLRVTRGYEWPAALSADRDVRGEQTLPTPVETLVEVRAGEPFVRVSTSFLNQSADHRLRFHVPLPEPVTTSASAGQFAVTERGLTAEGGWGEFPLPTFPAGSFVSAGAATVLLDHSSEYELVGDGSELAVTLLRAIGSISVNIHPLRDEPAASEIPVPGAQDLGMRIENRFAVVPSATGWRGANAVALAEEFRNDVLVTRGTAPTGGQLPPDTAGLRVDGEDVLVSAVRRVTDVEHGPGTEVRLTAMRDTPSTVRLTGTFSEAVTVDLLGRTISRTQVQDELELALGPWEIHTVVLR, from the coding sequence ATGCCCAACCCCGCTGTGTTCGTACCCCACTTCCACTGGGACCGCGAGTGGTACGAGCCCTTCCAGGTGTTCCGGCACCGGCTCGTCGCCGCCCTCGACACCGTGCTGGAGACGGCGGAGACGGACCCGGAATTCCGGTTCACCGTCGACGGCCAAATGGCCGCGATCGAGGACTACTTGGAGATGCGGCCGGAGAACCGCGAGCGGGTCGCCGCCCTGGTCGCCGAGGGCCGGCTCGCGGTGGGCCCGTGGCTGATCCTGCTGGACGAGTTCCTCTGCTCCGGCGAGACCATCGTCCGCAATCTCCAGATGGGCTGGGCGGCGGCGGACGAACTGGGCGGGGCGATGCCGATCGGCTATCTCCCGGACATGTTCGGCCACGTCGCGCAGATGCCGCAGATCCTCGCGCGCGCCGGTATCGAGCACGCGGCGTTGTGGCGCGGAGTGCCCGGCTCGGTCGAGGGTCACGCCTTCAACTGGCGGGCGCCGGACGGCTCCCAGGTCCGCACCGAGTTCCTCTTCGACGGCTACGACAACGGCCTCGACGTCCTGCTGGTACCGGACCGGATCGGCCGCGCGCTCGGCGACTACGCCGAGATGACGGCCGAACGCTGGGGCGGCGACCCGGTGTTGGCGATGGCCGGCACCGACCACAACGCGCCCGACCCCCAACTCGCCTCCTGGCTACGGCAAGCCGCCAGCGAGGGCCGCGCGATCACCATCGCCACTCTCGACGAGTACCTCCGCAAGCACGTCCGCGACGAGGTCTCCGCCGTCGTCACCGGCGAGCTGCGCAGCCATGTGCGCGGCAACATCCTCCCGGGTGTGCTCTCGGTGCGGCTCGGTCTCAAGCAGCGGATGGCCGTCGCCGAGCGCACGATCGACCACGCCGAGCGCATGAACGCCCTGTGGTCGCGGCGCGACGACTCGCCGTTCCTCGACCTCGCCTGGCACAAGATCATCGAGTCGACCGCGCACGACTCGGTCGTCGGCTCCGGCACCGACGAGACCTGCGACCAGGTCGCCGCCCGCCTCGCCGAAGCCGCACAGACAGCGCGTGCGGTACGGGACGCGGCACTCGCAAAACCCGCCGAACTGGTGCCCAGCGACGGCCACTTGGTCGCCAACCCGCTGCCGTTCGACCGCTCGGTACTGGTCGAGGTGGACGTCATCGCCCCGCCGGAGGGAACCCCGCTCGTCGCGACCGCCGCCGACGGTACGACGGCCCCCGTGCAGCTGATCTCCGAGGCGCCGACCGTCCTCAGCGACGAGCGCATGGACGCCTCCCAGCTCGAACGCGTCCTGCGCCGCATCCACCGCCGTGAGCTCTTCGGCCGCCAGATCGACCACTACGAACTCACCCCCGGCGCCCTGGTGTTCCACCTCGCGGAGGTGCCGACCTCTGGCCCCTTCGACCTGCTGATCCTGCGCCGCGAGGTCGCCGAGGCTGCGGCGCAACATCCGGGCGAGTGGCGGGTGTTGACCCTGGAGGAAGCCCGGGCCACCGCACTCGTGCCTGTGCGCGTTCCCGCCTCCGGGCTGGCGTCCTTCCGGGTCGAACCGAGCGACCGCGCCTCCGTCGCCGTACCGACGCACGCGCCTACTACGGCGACGGACCGCACGCTCTCCAACGGCCTGGTCGAGGTCGCGGTCGCCGCCGACGGCACCCTGGACCTGACCGGGCCGGACGGCACCGTGCTGTACGGAGTGGGTCGGCTCGTCGACGGCGGTGACCGGGGCGACAGCTACAACTACGCTCCCCCGGCCCACGACGTCCTCGTGTCGGAGCCGACGGAGATCGCCGTCGAGGTCGTCGAGAACGGCCCACTGCGTGCGCGGCTGCGGGTCACCCGCGGCTACGAGTGGCCGGCCGCGCTCTCCGCCGACCGCGATGTGCGCGGTGAACAGACCCTGCCGACGCCGGTGGAAACGCTCGTGGAGGTGCGCGCGGGCGAGCCCTTCGTGCGGGTCTCCACGTCCTTCCTCAACCAGTCCGCCGACCACCGGCTGCGCTTCCACGTACCGCTGCCCGAGCCGGTCACGACGTCCGCGTCGGCCGGTCAATTCGCCGTCACCGAGCGCGGGTTGACCGCCGAGGGCGGCTGGGGCGAGTTCCCGCTGCCGACCTTCCCGGCCGGTTCGTTCGTGTCGGCCGGGGCCGCAACCGTCCTGCTCGACCACTCCAGCGAGTACGAACTCGTCGGCGACGGCTCCGAACTCGCCGTCACCCTGCTCCGCGCGATCGGCTCGATCAGTGTCAACATCCACCCCCTGCGCGATGAACCGGCGGCGAGCGAGATCCCCGTACCCGGTGCGCAGGACCTCGGGATGCGGATCGAGAACCGGTTCGCCGTCGTCCCGTCGGCCACCGGCTGGCGCGGCGCGAACGCGGTGGCGCTCGCCGAGGAGTTCCGCAACGACGTACTGGTCACTCGCGGAACCGCGCCCACCGGGGGCCAACTCCCGCCCGACACCGCCGGGTTGCGCGTCGACGGCGAGGACGTCCTCGTCTCGGCCGTCCGCCGGGTCACCGACGTCGAGCACGGGCCCGGCACCGAGGTGCGGTTGACCGCCATGCGCGACACCCCGTCGACGGTCCGCCTCACGGGCACGTTCTCCGAGGCCGTCACCGTCGATCTGCTGGGCCGGACGATCTCCCGCACCCAGGTCCAGGACGAGCTCGAACTCGCCCTCGGCCCCTGGGAGATCCACACCGTCGTGCTCCGGTAG
- a CDS encoding sugar ABC transporter permease, with translation MTDIATRAARVVQSPGGRRRPGGGGPRAGTIFAFVIPFFLPFVLFYLVPVGYALWQSVRVVRRTGGQYGTSYTTFGGFEQYTKVFQNDEFWSSVGRIGLFGIVQVPVMLFVALVIALLLDTPLLKLKSVFRITAFMPYAVPGVIAAIMWSYLYSPQLSPVVDLLNDIGLKPDFLGPGAVLWSAANISTWLWTGYNMLIMFSALQSIPQELYEAAKLDGASNWAIAWQIKVPIIAPSIILTTVFSIIGTLQLYAEPAVLRQISSNISSTFTPNMLAYAVASGNNYQQAAAISVVIAVITFVLSFGFMRLTSKRAGL, from the coding sequence ATGACCGACATCGCAACGCGCGCGGCGCGCGTGGTGCAGTCACCCGGGGGCCGTCGCCGTCCAGGCGGCGGCGGCCCCCGGGCGGGCACCATCTTCGCGTTCGTGATCCCGTTCTTCCTCCCGTTCGTGCTCTTCTACCTGGTGCCGGTCGGCTACGCCCTGTGGCAGAGCGTCCGCGTCGTCCGCCGCACCGGCGGCCAGTACGGCACCTCGTACACGACGTTCGGCGGTTTCGAGCAGTACACGAAGGTCTTCCAGAACGACGAGTTCTGGTCCAGCGTCGGCCGCATCGGCCTGTTCGGCATCGTGCAGGTACCGGTGATGCTGTTCGTCGCGCTGGTCATCGCGCTGCTCCTCGACACTCCCCTGCTGAAGCTCAAGTCGGTCTTCCGCATCACCGCGTTCATGCCGTACGCCGTGCCCGGCGTGATCGCCGCGATCATGTGGTCGTACCTCTACTCGCCCCAACTCAGCCCCGTCGTCGACCTGTTGAACGACATCGGGCTCAAGCCCGACTTCCTCGGCCCGGGTGCCGTGCTGTGGTCGGCGGCGAACATCTCCACATGGCTGTGGACCGGCTACAACATGCTGATCATGTTCTCGGCGCTCCAGTCGATCCCCCAGGAGCTGTACGAGGCCGCCAAGTTGGACGGCGCCAGCAACTGGGCCATCGCGTGGCAGATCAAGGTCCCGATCATCGCCCCGTCGATCATCCTGACGACAGTGTTCTCGATCATCGGCACCCTCCAGCTCTACGCCGAGCCGGCCGTGCTGCGGCAGATCTCCTCGAACATCTCCAGCACGTTCACGCCGAACATGCTCGCCTACGCGGTGGCCTCCGGGAACAACTACCAGCAGGCCGCGGCGATTTCTGTCGTCATCGCCGTCATCACCTTCGTCCTGAGCTTCGGGTTCATGCGACTGACGTCGAAGAGGGCCGGCCTGTGA
- a CDS encoding carbohydrate ABC transporter permease, with product MALMLLLAIYFLLPIYFLIVAATKPQGDLAATNGLTFSHFNLFENLRVLFSRSDGIFGKWIVNTVIYAVFGALVGTLISALCGYALAKFRFRGREFLFSVILGGVLVPTTALALPLFLLFSATGIVNTYFAVFLPSIVSPFGVYLARIFANAAVPQELLESARLDGAGEFRTFFSVAFKLMTPSLVTIFLFQFVAIWNNFFLPMVMLQKESLFPITLGLYEWNGQTARAPLLQESVITGSLVSIVPVIIVFILLQRFWRTGLAAGSLK from the coding sequence ATGGCCCTGATGCTCCTCCTGGCGATCTACTTCCTGCTGCCGATCTACTTCCTGATCGTCGCCGCCACCAAGCCGCAGGGCGACCTCGCCGCCACCAACGGCCTGACGTTCTCGCACTTCAACCTGTTCGAGAACCTGCGCGTCCTGTTCAGCCGCAGCGACGGCATCTTCGGCAAGTGGATCGTCAACACCGTGATCTACGCGGTGTTCGGCGCACTCGTGGGAACACTGATCTCCGCACTGTGCGGCTACGCGCTCGCCAAGTTCCGTTTCCGGGGACGGGAGTTCCTCTTCTCGGTGATCCTCGGCGGCGTCCTCGTCCCGACCACCGCGCTGGCGCTCCCGCTGTTCCTGCTGTTCTCGGCGACGGGCATCGTCAACACGTATTTCGCGGTGTTCCTGCCCAGCATCGTCAGCCCGTTCGGCGTCTATCTCGCGCGGATCTTCGCCAACGCCGCTGTCCCGCAGGAGCTGTTGGAGTCGGCGCGGCTGGACGGCGCCGGCGAGTTCCGCACGTTCTTCTCGGTCGCGTTCAAGCTGATGACGCCGTCGCTGGTGACGATCTTCCTGTTCCAGTTCGTGGCGATCTGGAACAACTTCTTCCTGCCGATGGTGATGCTGCAGAAGGAGTCCCTCTTCCCGATCACGCTCGGCCTGTACGAGTGGAACGGCCAGACGGCCCGCGCCCCGCTGCTCCAGGAGTCCGTGATCACCGGCTCGCTGGTGTCGATCGTGCCCGTGATCATCGTGTTCATCCTGCTCCAGCGGTTCTGGCGCACCGGACTCGCCGCCGGTTCCCTCAAGTGA
- a CDS encoding glycoside hydrolase family 2 TIM barrel-domain containing protein has translation MLPEFSPQVSDLAPGRGALRPARSWLHSDAKSLSLNGSWRFRLSPTASAAEDFAAEGFDDNAWDSIPVPAHWVLEGDGAYGRPIYTNIQFPFPIDPPYVPDENPTGDYRRTFDVPADWSDAERVVLRFDGVESLFRVWVNGVEIGGASGSRLAHEFDVTDAVRPGENVVAVRVHQWSAASYVEDQDQWWLPGIFRDVTLTARPAGGIEDVWLRTGFDDGRGRVEAEVVADATAFPVTLRIPELGVEQVWATPDDVAAVAIAEVEPWSAELPRLYDATVSTAAETVSLRVGFRTVEIRGDQFLVNGRRVVFHGVNRHETHPERGRVFDEAHAREDLALMKRFNVNAIRTSHYPPHPRLLDLADELGFWVILECDLETHGFGKVDWVGNPSDDPAWREAYLDRIERTVERDKNHPSIVIWSLGNEADTGSNLAAMSAWVHARDAERPVHYEGDYTGEYTDVYSRMYASVLETEQIGTDGSRAPLLNCTPAQGARQRTKPFLLCEYAHAMGNGPGAFDQYEALVRQHPRLHGGFVWEWRDHGILATTPDGTPFYAYGGDFGEVVHDGNFVMDGMVLSDDVPTPSLHEFKAVVAPVHFAFDGDKVAITNLRHTTDTSDLRFRWRVEHDGVPVESGELEVPSVVAGDSGRVSLPSVPVSPDAETWLTIDAVLGTATPWAPEGHVVATAQLDRSVRRPVPAGRGRFDWQRGDGTLTLGVAEFVGGSLVKLGERAVAGPRLELFRAPTDNDKGAWGEVDESDASVSGVSNAELWLRDGLDRLTSRRVSVEQSADALRTVDKVSAADSGLSVLVESVWSRESDGEVELRVEIQPSHGWQSVWPRIGVRFDLPDGTAPVDGAKWFGLGPLESYPDSMRAACTGRFAASIGDLSVDYARPQETGHRSELRRLSLTSGDTEVLRIEALADTHGRRPGFTLSRHTPQEIAKAGHPYELPDSTTSRLFVDAAQHGLGSRACGPDVWPEFALRPEARTIRLRITAPE, from the coding sequence TTGCTTCCCGAGTTCTCCCCCCAAGTTTCCGACCTCGCTCCCGGGCGTGGTGCCCTGCGTCCGGCGCGCTCGTGGCTGCACTCCGACGCGAAGTCCCTCTCCCTGAACGGGTCCTGGCGTTTCCGCCTGTCCCCCACGGCGTCGGCGGCGGAGGACTTCGCGGCCGAGGGCTTCGACGACAACGCCTGGGACAGCATCCCCGTGCCCGCCCACTGGGTGCTGGAGGGTGACGGTGCCTACGGCCGCCCGATCTACACGAATATCCAGTTCCCGTTCCCGATCGACCCGCCGTACGTCCCGGACGAGAACCCGACCGGTGACTACCGCCGCACGTTCGACGTCCCCGCCGACTGGTCGGACGCCGAACGGGTCGTCCTGCGCTTCGACGGTGTCGAGTCGCTGTTCCGCGTCTGGGTCAACGGGGTGGAGATCGGCGGCGCGAGCGGCAGCCGGCTCGCCCACGAATTCGATGTGACGGACGCCGTACGCCCTGGTGAGAACGTCGTCGCGGTGCGGGTGCACCAGTGGTCGGCGGCCAGTTATGTCGAGGACCAGGACCAGTGGTGGCTGCCGGGCATCTTCCGCGATGTGACCCTGACCGCCCGTCCGGCCGGGGGCATCGAGGATGTCTGGCTGCGGACCGGTTTCGACGACGGGCGCGGGCGGGTCGAGGCTGAGGTCGTCGCCGACGCGACGGCGTTCCCGGTCACCCTGCGCATTCCCGAACTCGGTGTCGAGCAGGTCTGGGCGACGCCGGACGACGTGGCGGCCGTAGCCATCGCCGAAGTCGAGCCCTGGTCGGCCGAGTTGCCCCGGCTGTACGACGCCACGGTGTCGACGGCCGCGGAGACCGTCTCGCTGCGGGTGGGTTTCCGTACGGTCGAGATCCGCGGGGACCAGTTCCTGGTGAACGGGCGCCGGGTCGTGTTCCACGGGGTGAACCGGCACGAGACCCACCCGGAGCGCGGCCGTGTCTTCGACGAGGCGCACGCCCGCGAGGACCTGGCGCTGATGAAGCGGTTCAACGTGAACGCGATCCGCACCAGCCACTACCCGCCGCACCCCCGGCTGCTCGACCTCGCCGACGAGCTCGGGTTCTGGGTGATCCTGGAATGCGATCTGGAGACGCACGGCTTCGGCAAGGTCGACTGGGTCGGCAACCCCAGTGACGACCCGGCCTGGCGCGAGGCGTACCTCGACCGCATCGAGCGCACGGTGGAACGGGACAAGAACCACCCCAGCATCGTGATCTGGTCCCTCGGCAACGAGGCGGACACCGGCAGCAACCTCGCCGCCATGTCGGCCTGGGTGCACGCCCGTGACGCCGAACGCCCCGTGCACTACGAGGGCGACTACACCGGCGAGTACACCGACGTCTACTCGCGCATGTACGCGTCCGTGCTGGAGACCGAGCAGATCGGCACCGACGGTTCCCGCGCCCCGCTGCTCAACTGCACGCCCGCACAAGGCGCCCGGCAGCGCACCAAGCCGTTCCTGCTCTGCGAGTACGCGCACGCGATGGGCAACGGGCCCGGCGCGTTCGACCAGTACGAGGCGCTGGTGCGCCAACACCCGCGCCTGCACGGCGGGTTCGTGTGGGAGTGGCGCGACCACGGCATCCTGGCCACGACCCCGGACGGGACGCCGTTCTACGCGTACGGCGGCGACTTCGGCGAGGTCGTCCACGACGGCAACTTCGTGATGGACGGCATGGTGTTGAGCGACGACGTGCCGACGCCGAGCCTCCACGAGTTCAAGGCCGTCGTGGCGCCGGTGCACTTCGCGTTCGACGGCGACAAGGTCGCGATCACCAACCTCCGGCACACGACCGACACGTCCGACCTGCGCTTCCGCTGGCGGGTCGAGCACGACGGAGTCCCCGTGGAATCAGGGGAGTTGGAGGTCCCGTCCGTCGTGGCGGGCGACTCGGGCCGGGTGTCGTTGCCGTCGGTCCCGGTGTCGCCGGACGCCGAGACCTGGCTGACGATCGACGCGGTGCTGGGGACGGCGACCCCTTGGGCGCCCGAGGGTCATGTCGTCGCGACTGCCCAGCTGGACCGATCGGTTCGCCGTCCCGTCCCCGCCGGCCGTGGCCGGTTCGACTGGCAGCGGGGTGACGGGACCCTCACGCTCGGCGTCGCCGAGTTCGTCGGCGGGTCGCTCGTGAAGCTGGGCGAACGCGCCGTGGCGGGACCGCGGTTGGAGCTCTTCCGCGCGCCGACGGACAACGACAAGGGCGCGTGGGGCGAGGTCGACGAGAGCGACGCGAGCGTCTCCGGGGTGTCCAACGCCGAACTGTGGCTTCGCGACGGGCTCGACCGGCTGACCTCGCGACGGGTGTCGGTGGAGCAGAGCGCGGACGCGCTGCGGACGGTCGACAAGGTGTCGGCCGCCGACTCCGGTCTGTCGGTGCTGGTCGAGTCCGTCTGGTCGCGCGAGAGCGACGGCGAGGTGGAGCTGCGGGTGGAGATCCAGCCCTCGCACGGCTGGCAGTCGGTGTGGCCGCGGATCGGGGTGCGTTTCGACCTGCCCGACGGCACGGCTCCGGTCGACGGCGCCAAGTGGTTCGGCCTCGGCCCGCTGGAGTCCTACCCCGACAGCATGCGCGCGGCCTGCACCGGGCGCTTCGCCGCCTCCATCGGCGATCTCTCGGTCGACTACGCGCGCCCCCAGGAGACCGGTCACCGCTCCGAACTGCGCCGACTGTCCCTGACCAGCGGCGACACCGAAGTGCTGCGCATCGAGGCCCTCGCGGACACCCACGGTCGACGTCCCGGTTTCACGCTCAGCCGGCACACCCCGCAGGAGATCGCCAAGGCCGGGCACCCGTACGAGCTGCCGGATTCGACGACGAGCCGGCTGTTCGTCGACGCCGCCCAGCACGGGCTCGGCTCACGGGCCTGCGGTCCGGACGTGTGGCCCGAGTTCGCGCTGCGCCCGGAGGCTCGCACGATCAGGCTCCGGATCACGGCACCGGAGTAG